The DNA segment CGCAACGAAGACATTGAAATCCCCATTCCTCCGGGTCCACGCCTCGGCAACACAGTCATTGAGGCTAAAGGGGTGTCCAAGGCGTATGGTGACAACTTGCTCTATGACGACCTTACTTTCGCCCTCCCTCCTGGCGGTATCATTGGCGTAATTGGGCCAAACGGGGCTGGTAAAACAACCCTGTTTAAAATGATCACAGAACAGGAAACCGCAGACGCCGGCACCTTTACTATCGGCGAAACGGTTAAGCTTGGCTATGTAGACCAGAACCGCCCGCTCGACAGCGGTAAAACCGTTTGGGAAGAAATTACGGGCGGCTCTGAGTTTGTGCAGGTGGGCAACCGCGAATTGAACTCCCGTGCATATACTGGCCGGTTCAACTTCACCGGTTCAGACCAGCAAAAACGTGTGGGCCAGCTCTCGGGTGGAGAGCGCAACCGCGTACACCTCGCTAAAACGCTGAAAGAAGGCGCCAACGTACTGCTGCTTGACGAGCCTACAAACGACCTCGACGTCAATACCCTGCGTGCACTAGAAGAAGCGTTGCAAAACTTCGCCGGATGCGCCGTGGTGATTTCGCATGATCGCTGGTTCCTCGACCGCGTAGCCACACACATCCTCGCGTTTGAAGGCAACAGCGAAGTGTACTGGTTCGACGGCAACTACTCGCAGTATGAGGAAAACCGACGCAAACGCCTCGGTATCGATGCTGATCAGCCCGAACGCATCAAATACAAGAAGTTGATCCGGGAGTAAGACTTGTCCAGCAGACAAGTCTTATCCTGAACTTGATTCAGGATCCATGCCAAGGCCTGCGCACTGCCTGTTGACGAGACATCCGTACTCAACAGCTAAGCCCTGTATCGGGGTCGATTTTGCAGGAATCGCCTTGCATTTCACGCTGCACGAGCATCTCGTGACCAATTTGCCGCAGAAAAGCCTGGATCTCGTCTTCTTGCTGGTACATGCGCTTTCCTTCAGTGAGGTATATTACGGTGTCGGTAGCCGGCAACGCGTGCACCTTGTGCGCTACAACCAGGTGTTGCAGCTTCTCTTCCACCTCATCGCAAAAGGTACAACGAGGCTTTCTATAGAAGTTTATCATGGGCAATTCCGACAAGTGGCTACGGTCTGGGTAGCCAAACCTACCTATAAGGTTTTGCTATAGGTATCTCTTAAATAGCTTATATTCAAAGCTGTAACTGGTGAGCCCTAAGCGGTCCAAAATGCGTATTCGCCCAGACAGGGTAAATGTGCCCCAAACCGCTGGATGCCAGCATATAACCTCAGCAGATCAAAGAAAGTCCCCGTGGATGCCTTCCATCCACAGTGCTCCTGTAGCAATACAAGGTTTTGTATCAACTGATTCCGTGCAAAAGCCTGATCAAGGTACATATTTTGCAAGGACAGATACATAGACCTGGAGAACTGCTGAACGCCCGAAAACCCTGATTTGATTGTGTTGCATTTGAGACAACGCAATCAGAAACACCAGAATCGGGCTCCTTTACGCAGGTTGTGTTTAAGGCAGTTGCGTGAACCTGAAGTATTTCCCTCTAGGTTTCCGAAAACCGGCGTGTTCGGTTGGAAGAAGCAATAAGAAGAGACTGATTGTAGTTGCCCCTCGCTACGCTAAGCCCCTCAATTTAAGCACTCATCCATATTTGGTCCGGGTACCCTTGCGTATTCCGGCCCTTGCTTAATGGCGATAATGAAGCTAAGAAGAAATCATAAAAGGAAGCCACTCAAAGCAACCGAAGAGATTCTCATAACGGAAGAGGACAGTGAAGATAAAGCTGAACCTGCCCTGATCAATCCGTTTAGCACTTCAACAGATACAGAGAATCAGCCGGCACCAGAAGACACCGACGAAGCGGTCGCTTCATCACGTCCTTTCATCCTAACCATAAGTGTCAGCGAAGACAGTATCGATGCCCTGAACCAGTGCATTCTTACTTTTTCGACTGATGAACCGCTTGCCCTCGTCGTATTTCCGACGCCCGGCATCAAGCCAGAAGACTTGCTTGCACAACTCACCTTGCCTGATCACTTGCAAGCTGAAGTTGTAGCGTCGGATACGCGGATGACGAAAAATGGCATCTATGTCGTGCCACCAGCCAAGTATGTGGTGCAGGAAGACAACCAACTGGTGATAGAGGCGCAGCCCGACAGAAACGTATCCCCGTTGGAAGGTTTTCTGTTTTCATCTGCAAAAATTGAAAAGTCGCGCTCGATTGTACTGCTCTTTACGCCGTGGGTGACGCCTTATCTTGAAGGCCTCAAACAGGTACGACTGGAGCGCGGCCTGATTCTGAGACTCAACTATTCCCCGCATGCTTCTGTAGATTACTCGGAAGCTTACATGTCTCTGCTGATCGATGGCTCCATGCCGGCGCGAGAAATTGCCGAGCGGGTGAATGCTTTTGTACCAGCAACCAACGACAACGCCGCTGCCGGCCTTTCGCTGCAGCAGGAAGATATTCAGAGCCTGGAGAACATCTACTTTGCCTTGCTTAAGACAACAGGGATGAAGTGCTCCGATCTCGACCTCATTTTTATCTTGCAACACATCCAGCAGCGCCTGAATGTGCATGGCAAGAACAGCATCACGGCTTATGCCGAGTACATCCACGATAAACCAGATGAAGTCTGGTTACTTGCTCGCCGGATGTCTCTGAACCTGTCTGGTTTCTTCTTTGAGCGCAATACCATGCAAATGATTGCGCAGGATATCATCCCAGAATTGCTAGAAAACAAAGAAGCAGAGATCATCCGTAGCTGGGTACCTGCCTGCTCGTCAGGTGAAGATGCGCTCTCTCTGGCCATTCTGCTTTCTGATTACGCGAGTAACCTGCCAAAGCAGCCCCAGATGCACGTTATCGGAACGGATACCGATGATGCCATTCTGCAGCATGCACGGCGCGCGCAGTTTGCCCAGAACAGCATGCACAGCATGCCTCAAGACTTTAAAGAAGGCTATTTTGATGTCTTCCAGGACCGCTATTCTTTGAGCCGGCCACTCATGCAGCAGATTCACTTTGCTGAGCACGACCTCTCTAATACAGCACCTTATGCAAACCTGCACTTGATTTACTTCCGCGGGCACCTGAGCAAGCTCAAGAAAGAAGTACAGAAGAAGGTCCTCAAAAACCTCCACGCAGCCATGCATCCCAATGGCTTCCTGGTTATTGGGCAGGAAGACCATATTGGTTCTGAAGTACCATTTTTCACACCGGTCGACCGCGACGGTATTGTGTACAAACCTGTTTTCAAACAAAAGAAAACAGTTGCACCAACCCATACCGTCAGCCTGTTCAGAAACAGAGACGCCAAAGAAGCGGCGCGCCCGAAAGAGGCATTTAAACCTGCTGAAGAAGCACCACAAATAAGCCAGTTACACCGTGACTTGCTGCTTCAAATACAGAACCCTGTCAGTATTGTGGTCAAATCTGATTTCTCAATTATTGATCAGTGTGGCAATGTGGGCACCTTTATTTCATGGCCCAACAACGGCAAAACCGCAAACTTGCTATCTGCTTTCCCAGAGGAAGTAAGAGCAGACCTCAAAGACGCCGTACAGCAGGCAATTCGTTTGCAAAAGGCGCTAAAATCGAAAGCGATTCAACCAAACCAGCAAGGCATACTACGTGCATTTTTGCTGCACGTACGGCCGATTGAGTTACCCGGTGATGAAGAGCCCGTTGTTCAGGTCATGTTTATTGAACCGGAGAAAACAGTTGATGTACAACCGCTCAACATGAATTTGAAAGGCCAGCCGCTGAACAATGTTGTCAACAAGCTGGAAACAGACCTGCGGCATGCCAAAG comes from the Bacteroidota bacterium genome and includes:
- a CDS encoding CheR family methyltransferase, whose amino-acid sequence is MKLRRNHKRKPLKATEEILITEEDSEDKAEPALINPFSTSTDTENQPAPEDTDEAVASSRPFILTISVSEDSIDALNQCILTFSTDEPLALVVFPTPGIKPEDLLAQLTLPDHLQAEVVASDTRMTKNGIYVVPPAKYVVQEDNQLVIEAQPDRNVSPLEGFLFSSAKIEKSRSIVLLFTPWVTPYLEGLKQVRLERGLILRLNYSPHASVDYSEAYMSLLIDGSMPAREIAERVNAFVPATNDNAAAGLSLQQEDIQSLENIYFALLKTTGMKCSDLDLIFILQHIQQRLNVHGKNSITAYAEYIHDKPDEVWLLARRMSLNLSGFFFERNTMQMIAQDIIPELLENKEAEIIRSWVPACSSGEDALSLAILLSDYASNLPKQPQMHVIGTDTDDAILQHARRAQFAQNSMHSMPQDFKEGYFDVFQDRYSLSRPLMQQIHFAEHDLSNTAPYANLHLIYFRGHLSKLKKEVQKKVLKNLHAAMHPNGFLVIGQEDHIGSEVPFFTPVDRDGIVYKPVFKQKKTVAPTHTVSLFRNRDAKEAARPKEAFKPAEEAPQISQLHRDLLLQIQNPVSIVVKSDFSIIDQCGNVGTFISWPNNGKTANLLSAFPEEVRADLKDAVQQAIRLQKALKSKAIQPNQQGILRAFLLHVRPIELPGDEEPVVQVMFIEPEKTVDVQPLNMNLKGQPLNNVVNKLETDLRHAKDRLNKLTRQLEEARKGSADPIEEPAEQPKVVRKLQQQNDELKTTNKELLALNRDLVRRIEALRKRTLLIEKEHESAKEAAATQAPQAGNGAIALDADMSSVMAQQMMHISSNRHEIRTALTSIIGFADLLADRMVDADNKELAKYISKAGNRMSDSLSGLLDGDLDAYEVFEPNESASIEEVVHEEDVSDRLLVVEDSDATRRLLSLVLSDRFECELAADASEAIEKAQKEKFKAVLMDINLGTGKSGVDVLQHLRESSRYERVPFMAVTAMASPRDESLLLRKGFNAYLAKPFQKSKLLSTLDQMLEDSSAV